In one Pyxidicoccus xibeiensis genomic region, the following are encoded:
- a CDS encoding DUF1501 domain-containing protein, whose amino-acid sequence MKLSRRNLFQAAFGAAQVGLLARYGLPTAMAQSASGRPTKMLAIYLVGGLHWESFFAPMTRAGIQKFIPPAQGGRYAYGYNPEQVEHLDRSPVDLLSPGPVRKLRVPVYWNWANPADEEGANPVVNNAQVYRPDGYVWANPRYKLYDKAVLLVGADQGTAAHASGLIASMSGVAGSTFRAPAVQAVVANAMASRFPDRPLPNVALGGPLPMALGLPALANPTLLPSSASVEPTLSDRRAGTWHGLRARQEVPDLAFDGTPMSGTVPATAVDAALLKAVRRERGTSSAGTDGYLEQLYDTYKGASRTIRRDMLSVLEKTPAWEKLKADPAYPEDWMACMGYRDACGKMDSMGDYAFALQLLKSDLVTTVTLRGTSIEGFTFDSHFVNGQITHAQYLRIAFEMVGRMCLEMSLTPSRSDPSRSLLDETLVYVYSDFGRTFPKVGSDHHPATCALLVGGGIQGNQMIGGYDERMEGSPMGIPVKLVEESGDVVTRTPNSQDIAATVLGAYGLMPGKDFFIPGGYGIFDGVVRR is encoded by the coding sequence ATGAAGCTCTCTCGTCGCAATCTCTTTCAAGCGGCCTTCGGGGCTGCGCAGGTCGGGCTGCTGGCGCGGTATGGACTGCCGACGGCGATGGCGCAGTCCGCGTCGGGCAGACCCACGAAGATGCTGGCCATTTACCTGGTGGGCGGCCTCCATTGGGAGTCCTTCTTCGCGCCGATGACTCGCGCGGGCATCCAGAAGTTCATTCCGCCCGCGCAGGGCGGCAGGTACGCCTACGGGTACAACCCCGAGCAGGTGGAGCACCTGGACCGCTCGCCGGTGGACCTGCTGTCCCCCGGGCCGGTGCGCAAGCTGCGCGTCCCCGTGTACTGGAACTGGGCCAACCCGGCGGACGAGGAAGGGGCGAATCCCGTCGTCAACAACGCCCAGGTCTACCGCCCGGACGGCTACGTGTGGGCCAACCCCCGGTACAAGCTCTACGACAAGGCGGTGCTGCTGGTGGGAGCGGACCAGGGGACGGCGGCGCATGCGAGCGGCCTCATCGCGAGCATGTCCGGTGTCGCCGGCTCCACCTTCCGGGCTCCGGCGGTGCAGGCCGTGGTGGCCAACGCGATGGCGTCACGCTTCCCGGACCGGCCGCTTCCCAATGTCGCCCTGGGTGGGCCGCTGCCGATGGCGCTCGGGCTGCCCGCGCTGGCGAACCCGACGCTGCTCCCCTCCAGCGCGTCGGTGGAGCCCACGCTCTCCGACCGGCGAGCCGGCACGTGGCACGGCCTGCGAGCGCGGCAGGAGGTGCCGGACCTCGCCTTCGACGGCACGCCGATGTCGGGCACGGTGCCCGCGACGGCGGTGGACGCGGCCCTGCTCAAGGCGGTGCGCCGCGAGCGTGGCACCTCCAGCGCCGGAACGGACGGGTACCTGGAGCAGCTCTACGACACGTACAAGGGCGCCAGCCGCACGATTCGCCGGGACATGCTGTCGGTGCTGGAGAAGACGCCCGCCTGGGAGAAGCTCAAGGCCGACCCCGCCTATCCCGAGGACTGGATGGCCTGCATGGGCTATCGGGATGCCTGCGGCAAGATGGACTCGATGGGCGACTATGCGTTCGCGCTGCAGCTGTTGAAGTCCGACCTGGTGACGACCGTCACGCTGCGGGGGACGAGCATCGAGGGCTTCACCTTCGACTCCCACTTCGTCAACGGGCAGATCACGCATGCGCAGTACCTGCGCATCGCCTTCGAGATGGTGGGGCGCATGTGCCTGGAGATGAGCCTGACGCCGAGCCGCTCGGACCCGTCGCGCTCGCTGCTGGATGAGACGCTCGTCTACGTCTACAGCGACTTCGGGCGGACGTTCCCCAAGGTGGGCAGCGACCACCACCCGGCGACGTGTGCCCTGCTGGTGGGGGGCGGCATCCAGGGGAACCAGATGATTGGCGGTTACGACGAGCGGATGGAGGGCTCCCCCATGGGCATTCCGGTGAAGCTCGTCGAGGAGTCCGGGGACGTAGTGACGCGGACCCCGAACTCGCAGGACATCGCGGCGACGGTGCTCGGCGCCTATGGGCTCATGCCCGGGAAGGACTTCTTCATCCCGGGAGGCTACGGCATCTTCGACGGCGTCGTCAGGCGCTGA
- a CDS encoding glycosyltransferase, which translates to MLKPSEVHIRAESLSHFLPVIGEAGWRALQAHAEQARVRMAGHTFWHVNSTARGGGVAEMLPRLLAYVRGAGVDARWMVLEGTPDFFRVTKRLHHALHGSPGDGSPLGATERALYDEVLRDNAEELLVLVQPGDVAVLHDPQTAGLAPALVAVGAIVVWRCHIGCDTPNAEVARAWEFLAPGLASAHLTVFSRAAYVPPQFSDRAVIIQPSIDIFAVKNQPLTPDVSRAILARTGLVAESPGTPAPVFTRIDGVPARVSRGADIVRLGRAPAPDTPLVVQVSRWDPLKDPSGVLRGFAQLVRDNPGLRAELVLAGPAVTSVADDPEAATTLNAVTALWRQLPHALRQRVHLACLPMADLEENAAIVNALQRHAAVVVQKSLQEGFGLTVTEAMWKARPVVASAVGGIQDQVEHGVNGLLVRDPRDLAGFAAAVHTLLCDSDLAARLGARAHELVRTRYTGSRHLTDFALMLDRMDALLERPALDFQGEVQAGVH; encoded by the coding sequence ATGCTCAAGCCCTCCGAAGTGCACATCCGAGCCGAGTCCCTCTCTCACTTCCTGCCGGTGATTGGAGAGGCGGGCTGGCGTGCGCTCCAGGCGCACGCGGAGCAGGCCCGCGTCCGCATGGCGGGCCACACCTTCTGGCACGTGAACTCCACCGCACGAGGCGGAGGAGTGGCGGAGATGCTCCCTCGGCTGCTCGCCTACGTGCGCGGCGCGGGCGTGGACGCGCGCTGGATGGTGCTGGAGGGCACGCCGGACTTCTTCCGGGTGACGAAGCGGCTGCACCACGCGCTGCATGGCTCCCCAGGAGACGGTTCCCCGCTGGGGGCCACCGAGCGCGCGCTGTACGACGAGGTGCTGCGCGACAACGCGGAGGAGCTGCTCGTCCTGGTGCAGCCAGGGGATGTGGCGGTGCTGCACGACCCGCAGACGGCGGGACTCGCGCCGGCGCTCGTCGCGGTGGGCGCCATCGTGGTGTGGCGCTGCCATATCGGGTGTGACACCCCGAATGCCGAGGTGGCGCGCGCGTGGGAGTTCCTCGCGCCAGGGCTCGCCTCCGCGCACCTCACCGTCTTCTCCCGTGCGGCCTACGTTCCGCCCCAGTTCTCGGACCGCGCCGTCATCATCCAGCCCTCCATCGACATCTTCGCGGTGAAGAACCAGCCCCTGACACCGGACGTCTCGCGCGCCATCCTGGCCCGGACGGGACTGGTGGCGGAGAGCCCCGGCACTCCCGCGCCTGTGTTCACCCGCATCGACGGGGTGCCGGCCCGGGTGTCGCGCGGGGCGGACATCGTGCGGCTGGGTCGTGCGCCCGCGCCAGACACCCCGCTGGTGGTGCAGGTGTCGCGCTGGGACCCGCTGAAGGACCCGTCGGGGGTGCTGCGAGGCTTTGCCCAGCTCGTGCGCGACAACCCCGGCCTGCGCGCGGAGCTGGTCCTCGCCGGCCCCGCGGTGACGTCCGTCGCCGACGACCCCGAGGCGGCGACCACCCTCAATGCCGTCACCGCGCTGTGGCGGCAGCTGCCCCACGCCCTGCGCCAGCGCGTCCACCTGGCGTGTCTGCCCATGGCGGACCTGGAGGAGAACGCCGCCATCGTCAACGCGCTCCAGCGCCACGCGGCCGTCGTCGTGCAGAAGAGCCTGCAGGAGGGCTTCGGGCTCACCGTCACCGAGGCCATGTGGAAGGCGCGCCCCGTGGTGGCCAGCGCGGTGGGCGGAATCCAAGACCAGGTGGAGCATGGTGTGAATGGCCTGCTGGTGCGCGACCCGAGAGACCTCGCCGGGTTCGCCGCCGCCGTGCACACCCTGCTGTGTGACTCCGATCTCGCCGCGCGCCTCGGCGCTCGGGCCCACGAGCTGGTGCGAACCCGCTACACCGGCTCGCGCCACCTCACCGACTTCGCGCTCATGCTCGACCGGATGGACGCGCTCCTGGAGCGCCCTGCTCTGGACTTCCAGGGGGAAGTCCAGGCCGGAGTGCA